A DNA window from Streptomyces canus contains the following coding sequences:
- a CDS encoding sigma-70 family RNA polymerase sigma factor, with protein MATRAVARRKSATGGSTDAARSVRVHGGEIADRDLVGMYLDEIARTPLLDAAKEVELSQIIEAGVFARQVLDGYEEAKADATREELEALVEEGERAKDVFIRSNLRLVVAVARRYPRSGLPLLDLIQEGNAGLVRAVEKFDYRKGFKFSTYATWWIRQAITRSIADQSRTIRLPVHLVEELGRIRRVQREFNREHGRDPEPAEVAAELGSNPERVIDVLDWARDPVSLNMAVDDNGDTQFGDLLEDTSAVSPEQSVLTLLRSEELDDLIGRLDQRTASIIKMRYGIDDGRERTLTEVGKEHGLTRERIRQIEKHALLELKKLARDTGFDAAA; from the coding sequence ATGGCAACCCGTGCCGTCGCCCGTCGTAAGTCCGCCACCGGCGGGTCGACCGACGCGGCGCGCAGTGTTCGCGTCCATGGCGGCGAGATCGCCGACCGCGACCTGGTCGGCATGTACCTCGACGAGATCGCGCGTACGCCGCTGCTCGACGCCGCCAAGGAAGTCGAGCTGTCCCAGATCATCGAGGCGGGTGTGTTCGCCCGACAGGTCCTCGACGGGTACGAGGAAGCCAAGGCGGACGCCACCCGCGAGGAGCTGGAGGCCCTGGTGGAGGAGGGGGAGCGCGCCAAGGACGTGTTCATCCGCTCCAACCTCCGCCTGGTCGTGGCCGTGGCTCGCCGCTACCCCCGCAGCGGTCTGCCCCTGCTCGACCTGATCCAGGAGGGCAACGCCGGCCTGGTGCGCGCGGTCGAGAAGTTCGACTACCGCAAGGGTTTCAAGTTCTCCACGTATGCGACGTGGTGGATCCGTCAGGCCATCACCCGCTCCATCGCCGACCAGTCCCGCACCATCCGGCTGCCCGTCCACCTCGTGGAGGAGCTGGGCCGCATCCGCCGTGTGCAGCGCGAGTTCAACCGCGAGCACGGCCGCGACCCGGAGCCCGCGGAGGTCGCCGCGGAGCTCGGTTCCAACCCCGAGCGCGTGATCGACGTCCTGGACTGGGCCCGCGACCCGGTCTCGCTGAACATGGCGGTGGACGACAACGGCGACACCCAGTTCGGTGACCTGCTGGAGGACACCTCCGCGGTCTCGCCGGAGCAGTCGGTACTGACGCTGCTGCGCAGCGAGGAACTGGACGACCTCATCGGCCGCCTCGACCAGCGCACCGCTTCCATCATCAAGATGCGGTACGGCATCGACGACGGGCGCGAGCGGACGCTGACCGAGGTCGGCAAGGAGCACGGGCTCACCCGTGAGCGGATCCGGCAGATCGAGAAGCACGCCCTGCTGGAGCTGAAGAAGCTGGCGCGGGACACCGGGTTCGACGCGGCGGCGTAG
- a CDS encoding GNAT family N-acetyltransferase, producing the protein MPSERTEVQVRPGAESDLGALTDIYNHYVRETPITFDTAVFTPEERRPWLLSHPEDGPYRLMVATDTDPTGTSQRILGYATSSPFRAKPAYATSVEVTVYLAPDAGGRGIGTLLYKALFEALADEDLHRAYAGIAQPNEASTRLHERFGFRHVGTYREVGRKFGRYWDVAWYEKDL; encoded by the coding sequence ATGCCGTCGGAACGTACAGAGGTGCAGGTCAGGCCGGGAGCCGAAAGCGACCTCGGGGCCCTCACCGACATCTACAACCACTACGTTCGTGAGACGCCCATCACATTCGATACCGCCGTCTTCACCCCGGAAGAGCGCCGCCCTTGGCTGCTCTCCCACCCTGAAGACGGCCCGTACCGCCTGATGGTTGCCACCGACACGGACCCGACAGGAACCTCACAGCGGATCCTCGGGTACGCCACATCCAGCCCCTTCCGCGCCAAGCCCGCGTACGCGACCTCCGTGGAGGTCACCGTCTACCTCGCCCCGGACGCGGGCGGCCGGGGCATCGGCACCCTCCTCTACAAGGCTCTCTTCGAGGCCCTGGCCGACGAGGACCTGCATCGTGCCTACGCGGGCATCGCACAACCCAACGAAGCGTCCACGCGGCTGCATGAACGCTTCGGTTTCCGGCACGTCGGCACCTACCGGGAAGTGGGCAGGAAGTTCGGCCGCTACTGGGACGTGGCCTGGTACGAAAAGGACCTCTAG
- a CDS encoding dioxygenase family protein, whose translation MSADTLERMPALYLSHGAPPLADDPIWPGELAAWSADLPRPKAILMVSAHWEEAPLALGAVRPVPLVYDFWGFPEHYYRVTYDAPGAPELADSVRKLLRAPGIPVQDIPDRGLDHGAYVPLVEMFPEADIPVLQISMPTLDPVRLMEIGRKLAPLRDEGVLIVGSGFFTHNLAALRHTGSGVPTWSSEFDDWGRRALEARDVDSLLDFLNKAPAGRYAHPRTEHFAPLFVTMGAADVSGELDAQKSVIDGFWMGMAKRSVQFG comes from the coding sequence ATGTCCGCCGACACGCTGGAGCGCATGCCCGCCCTCTATCTGAGTCACGGCGCCCCGCCGCTCGCCGACGACCCGATCTGGCCCGGCGAGCTCGCCGCCTGGTCCGCGGACCTGCCCCGCCCGAAGGCGATCCTCATGGTCTCCGCCCACTGGGAGGAGGCCCCCCTCGCCCTCGGCGCGGTGCGGCCCGTCCCGCTCGTCTACGACTTCTGGGGCTTCCCCGAGCACTACTACAGGGTGACGTACGACGCCCCCGGCGCCCCCGAACTCGCCGATTCCGTACGCAAGTTGCTGCGCGCCCCCGGCATCCCCGTGCAGGACATCCCGGACCGCGGACTGGACCACGGCGCGTATGTCCCCCTCGTCGAGATGTTCCCCGAGGCCGACATCCCCGTCCTCCAGATCTCCATGCCGACCCTCGACCCCGTCAGGCTCATGGAGATCGGCCGCAAGCTCGCACCGCTGCGCGACGAGGGCGTTCTGATCGTCGGCTCCGGCTTCTTCACCCACAACCTCGCCGCCCTGCGCCACACCGGCTCCGGGGTGCCCACCTGGTCCTCGGAGTTCGACGACTGGGGCCGGCGGGCACTGGAGGCGCGGGACGTGGACTCCCTGCTGGACTTCCTCAACAAGGCTCCGGCCGGGCGCTACGCCCATCCGCGCACCGAGCACTTCGCGCCGCTGTTCGTGACGATGGGCGCGGCGGACGTGAGCGGCGAGCTGGACGCGCAGAAGTCCGTCATCGACGGGTTCTGGATGGGGATGGCGAAGCGGTCGGTGCAGTTCGGCTGA
- a CDS encoding MarR family winged helix-turn-helix transcriptional regulator has translation MNTASVPGEEPQWLDDEEQRIWRSYVHATTLLEDHLDRQLQRDAGMPHIYYGLLVGLAEAPHRRLRMTELAMKAKITRSRLSHAIARLERNGWVRREDCPDDKRGQFAVLTDPGLEMLEGAAPGHVRAVRNAVFDRLTPEQQKSLGEIMQIVAEGLQPNEAGADLPWLR, from the coding sequence ATGAACACGGCATCCGTCCCCGGCGAGGAGCCCCAGTGGCTCGACGACGAAGAGCAGCGCATCTGGCGTTCCTATGTGCACGCCACGACCCTCCTCGAGGATCACCTCGACCGCCAGCTCCAGCGGGACGCCGGCATGCCGCACATCTACTACGGGCTGCTCGTGGGGCTGGCCGAGGCCCCGCACCGGCGGCTGCGGATGACCGAACTGGCCATGAAGGCGAAGATCACCCGGTCCCGCCTCTCCCACGCGATCGCCCGTCTGGAGCGCAACGGCTGGGTGCGCCGGGAGGACTGCCCGGACGACAAGCGCGGCCAGTTCGCGGTGCTCACCGATCCGGGCCTGGAGATGCTGGAGGGCGCCGCGCCCGGCCATGTGCGGGCCGTACGCAACGCCGTCTTCGACCGGCTCACCCCGGAACAGCAGAAGTCCCTCGGCGAGATCATGCAGATCGTCGCCGAGGGACTCCAGCCGAACGAGGCCGGCGCGGATCTGCCCTGGCTCCGCTGA
- a CDS encoding MFS transporter, which yields MSETAAKAPGAPATSGDANRWKALVFIALAQLMVVLDATIVNIALPSAQTDLGISDGNRQWVVTAYALAFGGLLLFGGRIADLWGRKNAFVVGLIGFALASALGGAATSGAMMFGARALQGVFGALLAPAALSLLAVMFTDAKERAKAFGIYGAIAGGGGAVGFILGGVLTEYMDWRWTFFVNIPFAIAAALGAYFVIREPEGGRNRNPLDIPGVLLSTLGLVALVYGFTRAESDGWGDSVTVGMFVASAVLLVAFVVTEARVKAPLLPLRVITDRNRGGIYLSLGIAIIAMFGTFLFLTYYLQIVKGFSPIKTGFAFMPMIVGMMVGSTQIGTRLMTRLPARLLMGPGFLVAAVGMLLMTQLEIGSSYASTILPAMLLLGLGMGTAFMPAMSLATLGVEPRDAGVASAMVNTSQQVGGAIGTALLNTIAASATTSYIADHIGSATSKSQQQLVALEGQVHGYTNAIWFAVGMLVLAAAIVVTLVNAGRPDTSAVTGSGEGAEEELAIPVVAH from the coding sequence ATGTCTGAAACAGCCGCAAAGGCACCCGGCGCACCGGCCACGTCCGGTGACGCCAACCGCTGGAAAGCGCTCGTCTTCATCGCGCTCGCCCAGCTGATGGTCGTCCTCGACGCCACCATCGTGAACATCGCCCTGCCGTCCGCCCAGACCGACCTGGGCATCTCCGACGGCAACCGTCAGTGGGTCGTCACGGCCTACGCCCTCGCCTTCGGTGGCCTCCTGCTCTTCGGCGGCCGCATAGCCGACCTGTGGGGCCGCAAGAACGCCTTCGTGGTCGGCCTGATCGGCTTCGCGCTGGCCTCCGCACTGGGCGGCGCGGCCACCAGCGGCGCCATGATGTTCGGCGCCCGAGCCCTCCAGGGCGTCTTCGGCGCGCTGCTCGCGCCCGCCGCGCTCTCCCTGCTCGCCGTGATGTTCACGGACGCCAAGGAGCGCGCCAAGGCCTTCGGCATCTACGGCGCGATCGCCGGTGGCGGTGGCGCGGTGGGCTTCATCCTCGGCGGTGTGCTGACCGAGTACATGGACTGGCGCTGGACCTTCTTCGTGAACATCCCGTTCGCGATCGCGGCCGCGCTCGGCGCGTACTTCGTCATCCGTGAGCCCGAGGGCGGTCGCAACCGCAACCCGCTCGACATCCCCGGCGTCCTGCTGTCCACCCTGGGCCTGGTCGCGCTGGTCTACGGCTTCACCCGCGCCGAGTCCGACGGCTGGGGCGACTCCGTGACCGTGGGCATGTTCGTCGCGTCGGCCGTCCTGCTGGTCGCCTTCGTGGTCACCGAGGCCAGGGTCAAGGCCCCGCTGCTGCCCCTGCGCGTGATCACCGACCGCAACCGCGGCGGCATCTACCTCTCGCTCGGTATCGCGATCATCGCGATGTTCGGCACCTTCCTGTTCCTCACCTACTACCTGCAGATCGTCAAGGGCTTCTCGCCGATCAAGACCGGCTTCGCCTTCATGCCGATGATCGTCGGCATGATGGTCGGCTCCACCCAGATCGGCACCCGTCTGATGACCCGCCTGCCGGCCCGTCTGCTGATGGGCCCCGGCTTCCTGGTCGCCGCGGTCGGCATGCTCCTGATGACCCAGCTGGAGATCGGCTCGTCGTACGCCTCGACGATCCTGCCGGCGATGCTGCTGCTCGGCCTCGGCATGGGTACGGCGTTCATGCCCGCCATGTCCCTGGCCACCCTGGGCGTCGAGCCCCGGGACGCCGGTGTCGCCTCCGCGATGGTCAACACCTCGCAGCAGGTGGGCGGCGCGATCGGTACGGCCCTGCTGAACACGATCGCCGCGTCCGCCACGACCTCCTACATCGCCGACCACATCGGCTCCGCGACCTCCAAGTCGCAGCAGCAGCTGGTCGCGCTGGAGGGCCAGGTGCACGGCTACACCAACGCGATCTGGTTCGCCGTCGGCATGCTGGTGCTCGCCGCCGCGATCGTCGTGACCCTCGTCAACGCCGGCCGCCCGGACACGTCCGCCGTGACCGGCTCCGGAGAGGGCGCCGAGGAGGAGCTGGCGATCCCGGTCGTCGCCCACTGA
- a CDS encoding TetR/AcrR family transcriptional regulator, which yields MTATTTAQRKAPRPRADALRNRERIVTAAREMFTEFGPDVPLDEIARRAGVGNATVYRNFPDRDALVREVVCSVMDRTAEAAELALAATGDAFGALERFVHTAADERITALCPMVQSTFDQYHPDLVAARERMEQLVEQLMDRARAAGQLRGDVSFGDLMVAVAQLSRPPAGVGCLTLDGFVHRTLQVFLDGLRAPARSDLPGAALTMEDLRQARSDENR from the coding sequence GTGACCGCCACGACGACCGCGCAGCGCAAGGCGCCCCGGCCCCGCGCCGACGCCCTGCGCAACCGCGAGCGGATCGTCACCGCCGCCCGCGAGATGTTCACCGAGTTCGGCCCCGACGTGCCGCTCGACGAGATCGCCCGCCGGGCCGGCGTGGGCAACGCCACGGTGTACCGCAACTTCCCCGACCGCGACGCGCTCGTCCGTGAGGTCGTCTGCTCCGTCATGGACCGGACGGCGGAGGCGGCCGAGCTCGCGCTCGCGGCGACCGGGGACGCCTTCGGCGCGCTGGAGCGCTTCGTGCACACCGCCGCCGACGAGCGGATCACCGCACTGTGCCCGATGGTCCAGAGCACCTTCGACCAGTACCACCCCGACCTGGTGGCCGCACGCGAACGCATGGAGCAGCTCGTCGAGCAGCTCATGGACCGGGCCAGGGCGGCCGGTCAGCTGCGCGGCGACGTGAGCTTCGGTGACCTGATGGTCGCCGTGGCCCAGCTGTCCCGGCCCCCGGCCGGAGTCGGCTGCCTCACCCTCGACGGGTTCGTGCACCGCACCCTTCAGGTGTTCCTGGACGGACTGCGGGCCCCGGCCCGCTCCGACCTGCCGGGTGCGGCGCTGACCATGGAGGACCTCCGCCAGGCCCGATCCGACGAGAACCGATGA
- a CDS encoding M6 family metalloprotease domain-containing protein: MPWTSRRIRPRRVAAVVSVTALTLAVSTSAGTERLAPGTTTAGPIPVARSDAHHACLISGGPAVQMSEGLPTPGGYSRSTGTVRALTLMIDFSDAPGSGTALDRFREFFPQTQDWFRTSSYGRLDYRPEAPITDWLRMPKSFRAYGIERGAPFDPGYRRLIQDIVTTADPKVDFRSYDFLNVLVTPNAGPSALDTVLSVSFAGNPDAPVADGVPVGNASFVYSRQDDGSDSYAQTGYRVLPHENGHVFGLPDLYTQAGGSAVGHWDIMSEDWGANNDLLGWHKWKLGWLDAAQVNCLTARGTSEHTLTPLARPGLGTKLLFVPLGSRTGYAVELRTREGNDETVCRPGVLVYKVDADVDTGRGPVRVYDSRRNSGGCTRSPNVQAELSDASFAVGEEFRDPGQGVRVRVVGADGDGDYRVRVTRE; encoded by the coding sequence ATGCCGTGGACCAGTCGTCGCATACGCCCGCGCCGTGTCGCCGCCGTCGTGTCCGTGACCGCGCTGACCCTCGCGGTCAGCACCTCGGCCGGCACCGAGCGCCTCGCTCCGGGTACCACGACCGCCGGTCCGATCCCCGTGGCCCGCTCCGACGCCCACCACGCCTGTCTGATCAGCGGTGGCCCGGCCGTCCAGATGTCCGAGGGCCTGCCCACGCCCGGCGGCTACTCCCGCTCCACCGGCACCGTCCGCGCCCTCACCCTGATGATCGACTTCTCCGACGCACCCGGCTCCGGGACCGCGCTCGACCGATTCCGCGAGTTCTTCCCGCAGACCCAGGACTGGTTCCGGACCAGTTCCTACGGCCGTCTCGACTACCGCCCCGAGGCCCCGATCACCGACTGGCTGCGCATGCCGAAGTCCTTCCGGGCCTACGGCATAGAGCGCGGCGCCCCCTTCGACCCGGGCTACCGCCGGTTGATCCAGGACATCGTGACCACCGCCGATCCCAAGGTGGACTTCCGGTCCTACGACTTCCTGAACGTGCTGGTGACCCCGAACGCCGGTCCCTCCGCCCTCGACACGGTCCTGTCGGTGAGCTTCGCCGGCAACCCCGACGCCCCGGTCGCCGACGGCGTCCCGGTCGGCAACGCCTCCTTCGTGTACTCCCGCCAGGACGACGGCTCCGACTCCTACGCGCAGACCGGCTACCGGGTCCTGCCCCACGAGAACGGCCATGTCTTCGGCCTGCCCGACCTCTACACCCAGGCGGGCGGGAGCGCGGTCGGCCACTGGGACATCATGAGCGAGGACTGGGGCGCCAACAACGACCTCCTCGGCTGGCACAAGTGGAAGCTGGGCTGGCTGGACGCGGCACAGGTCAACTGCTTGACGGCGCGCGGAACTTCGGAGCACACCCTGACCCCGCTGGCCCGGCCCGGCCTGGGCACCAAACTCCTCTTCGTCCCCCTCGGCAGCCGCACCGGCTACGCGGTCGAGCTCCGCACCCGCGAGGGCAACGACGAGACGGTGTGCCGGCCGGGAGTCCTCGTCTACAAGGTCGACGCGGACGTGGACACCGGTCGGGGCCCGGTGCGGGTGTACGACTCGCGGCGCAACAGCGGGGGGTGCACGCGGAGCCCCAACGTCCAGGCGGAACTCTCGGACGCGTCGTTCGCGGTCGGCGAGGAGTTCAGGGATCCGGGCCAGGGGGTCCGGGTGCGGGTGGTGGGGGCGGACGGGGACGGCGACTACCGGGTGCGGGTCACGCGGGAGTAG